The genomic window TGGTGTTGTGGGTGTGACAGTTCTGCTAGCAACCTGCTAGCCGCTGGAGACGTGACTATTTGCACCTGGGTAAAAGTTTAAAGGGAACCTCGACTGTAActacaaatcggtctaaaagtacatttacaaaaatatataaacatttctCCTCAGTTatcaaatccgttttgtttaGAACATAAATTCATACGtggtggccgccatgttttTGCGTGCACATTGATGACGTCAATGGGTTAGGGGTATGGTAACGACATTGCTCAGacccccctatgttcagacaagatCCAGCATTGAAGTagtttatgaaaatgtgaatgtgGAAATGTTTATAGGAATCCTTTGCACTTTGTAATTACCTCCTAACAGTGGTCGTAACACAGTCGTAGTAACCTGAGTGGTTCTGTCGCCGACGTCACGGAATGGCGACGTAGTTTTGAAGCCGCTGGCGTTGAAAATGTTACATTATCTCATAAAGAAGATGCATTATGTCATGGTAAATTTACATaaagtttgtgtcgtgtcttgAGCCCTTTCAACTTGATGAGAGAGGCATACTGAAtgcatgaaagaacaaaccATGGTTCATCCGGATCAAAGGGGGAATCCATTAATCTGCTCATTGGCGATCCACTCGAAATTCATTCCACCCGAAAAAAGctgtcgttttattttgaaggaaaaagcctgaaacaggaagtcttgtcTCTGGACGTTCATATTTCTTGATCCTCGATGATctctgtatttttcctttgctccctttcctggagttaatctgttttgaacactgtttgtttgggttcccatagcaacagtaaactcatccataaaataatgtgatgcataaaatggttaaataaatgacctgaaaatctttttttaattctgagccATCCTTagggggaggagcctctcagtTGCCAgagggttaccatggagacatactttggtcaatgtttgttcctgtaactttgtataatttctttcctgtgttgtgttgtgtagcacttcctcttctgtcgtatgtccttagaccttcagctctgtagcagcaagccagtccagtgtgtcattgtccaaatcaatgaagccctgatcaccatttggccggcggtatatggggcagctggtcagcacgtggtccacagtctgtgatggatccccacattcacagtgggcactgtctgcaagaccccacttctgcattgttgcaccaaagcgtccaactcctgtccgcagccggttgagggtattcccatccttgcggggcaggtcctggccaggaacatctgttggatcctcaatgcagcggtggagcctggatggtactgccgccttccactggtccctccatctggccttcacccaggattccttagacatgtcagctggtgttgtgcgaagcagttcctgggcctgtgCGGCAAAAGGGCGACTGGACTTGAGGCGGGTATGATGTggcgtctccatgacaaccttgtggaggaggtgggattcgctcagatgtgccttccaAGCAAGAGCTAGTATGGCTGCgtctcgcctgatctctgctggggtgattccagcaaggaccggttggttggttggagtggcacgtaggcatccggagacagtccgtAGTGTGCTATTAAGGGCAGCGTCCAGCTTTTGGAAATGGGTGCTACGGCTCGAGACTGGGGCAGAGTATTCAGTAGCAGGAAGGACCAGGGCCTCGGTGGAGGCTCCCCACGTGGTTCCGGCTAAACGCCGTATCAGTGCGGCACGGGCAGTGGtctttcctttcacactgtccagatgttgtttaaaccagtggtccccaaccaccgggccgcggcccggtaccggtccgtgaggcatttgttaccgggccgcacagaaagaataaataatgtatgcaatttaagttgtatcgattattagcgtctaaaaggtgttttattttgaaaaacaaccagaTTTTTGCCAACGTAACATTCACCTGTGAATagtcatgctttacgtgatacgttactaaaaacagacgtaaactagcgaagataaaattacaaaacaaacgtttttgcagagcttctttgctaatggaaagtccaactgaggaggaagaaaataaaacttattttcacagacaaaccaggagtcagacttaaaacacggtttatctacaacagctgattagctttgttaacgagcaatgaagggttcaaaactgcttcagcacataaagacaagaacccagaagtaAAAGACctgaaccctggattaaaacacaagaatgtggtatttattaaacaaaaaacgtgaacatgaaggacagaagtaattattgggaccacaatttatggtgactagatattggtgtaatacttgtttataatagttattcaaggtgcataatataaagtttattgttaagaatatattcatttttctttttatttaattacacccccggtccgcgaaataATTGACCGGCAAGAAACCGGTccgtgtcaggaaaaaggttggggaccgctggtttaAAGGACAATGTTCTGTCGAGCTTCACGCCAAGGTGTGTCGGGGAGGACTGGGACTGTAGCTGTGCATCGGCAACGATGATGTTGGTTTCACGTGTTGCTTCCCTGTTGTAGAGGTGGAACATTGTTGCAACAGTCTTTTTGACACTGAGCTTGAGTCGCCAGTCCTTCAGGTAAGAGGATAGGATGGCCATATCCTCTGTAAGGCCTTCCTCTACTGCTTCCCAAGAGGGTTTGATAAGCAGGATTGCCATGTTGTCTGCATAGCCAGACGACATACTTATATACAAGGACGGCATACTTCCTTGATGTTGTTAGGGGTAGGTCGTGGATGTAGATaacaataatgcttgattttatatagcacttttctaggcacccaaagacgcttcacattgtgcattattcattcacaccacacttggtggtggagctactagccacagctgccctggggcaggctgacaggagcgaggctgccaatttgcgccatcggccctcctgaccaccaccaacattcactcgctcactacattcacacaggcaatgtgggtgaagtgtcttgcccaaggacacaacgacagtggacaTGTGAAGGTCGGGAAtcgaatcaaaccgccaacctctcgatcataggacgacccgctcaaccacctgcgccaccatcgccctagatgttaaataacatcggtgccagcacagagccctgtgggacaccgttCCTGAGCTTTCTTACCCTACTGCTTTGGCCGTTGCTGGTCTGGAGCTTAAAGCTGCGGTTGCTCAGCATCTCCATAATGAAGCTCACCAGGTGCTTGTCCGGGATGGTCTTCAGAAGCTTCATATGTAGCCAGCGCAGCCAGACAGTGTCAGGCAGCTGTGAGGTCCAAGAAGACGGCGCCAGCCTTTTGTTCTTTGGGGAGCTGGGGGTCGATCACTGGGGTAAGGCAAGCCAGGATGAGGCGTTCCAGCAGTTTGACGGGTACACACAGAAGGGAGATTGGCCCGTATCCCTTTGGGTCATCGCTTGGCTTGTTGGGATTCGGCAGTGCGATCACCTTGGCACGGCGCCAGATTTTTGGCAGCTTTAGGCGTTGGAGACATGCAGATAGGAAGGAACGGAGCCAGTCAGTTACCTTCTTACCTTGGTGTTTCATCTATCCCTGGTGCCTTACCAGTCTTAAGATGTTTTATGGCTTGTTCGGTTTCTTGCATTGAGAAGTTAACCGATAGGTTGGCATCACACCCTGGGGCCCTGTGCAGTTCATGGACTCTCGCTGATGTTGTTCGAGTGAGGTCCTTGTCTGCGTTCGGGAAGCAGCTGTTACTCAACAGGAGCGACGCAATGGAGTTCGCAGTAATGGGGCACTGTGCCGGGGTTGTTGACCTTCCGGTCAGCTTTTTTAGGGTCTGCCACTCCCTTTGACTGGAGTGTGTGAAGTCGATTGACTCCACTGTCTCAGTCCAACGTTGCCTGCGTTTCTCTTTCAGTCTGCTGAAGAGatttcctgctgctctctccCTGCCTTTCGTCATCCCAACAGGGAACAGAGGCTTTACGTTCACCGTGGGGGATGTTGTTCTTGGCGGCGGCCAGCATCATTTTGCAGTACGAGTTGTAGGCGTCGTTCAGGTTGGTGGAACACGGGTGTGGTAGGGTAGTAACTGCCTTGGTCACTTGTTTAGTGAAACCTGCACAGTTCGCTTTCTGGAAGTTCCATCTCTTGACATCCCTCCCTTGCACAGGCTGGACCAAAGATGGAATGGTGATGAGTGACGGTCGGTGGTGTGACCGGGGAAACATGTCCAGAATGCGTCTTGCAGGGAGAGGCTGGTCGTTGTGCCATTTTGCGAATGCCAGGTCTGGGTTGGTGTTGCTGTTCCATCGTGCAGAGTAGAACGTGTGTGGCTCCTTTGGGTCGTATAGGAGTGCAGCATCGACAGTGGAGGCCCAGTTTACCAGGAAGTCACCATCAGCGTTGGAGCTGCTGCAACCCCGGTCTGAGTGGTGGGCAGGGGCAGGGACATCCGGCAGGGACAATGGGACCAATCTGCTTGGCGGTGGTTTGTAGATGTTGACGATGGTAGTGTCTTGCACTTTGGTGTTAATCCATTCTATCTCTGCACCATCTGGAGACTGTCCGGCAGCTGACCACGACATATCTATGCGCACAAATGTGGCCGTGCCATGATGTTTACTGGCAATGTGGCCAGCCAAGGTGTACCCAGGGACCCTCAGGATGTTCTTGTTTTCCTGGTGGGTCTCCTGCAGGGTGATCGCTGTCACGTTGTTTTTTCGGGCCAATTGCTCAAGGATGTCAATCTTGGCAGTGGTGAGGCCTTCGacattgagctggagaagcGCTAGCGCTGGAGCTGTGGACGGTGGACGTTATAAAGACATTTGTTTCGctttgttagatatttgagttatgcagcacgctcacaatacacaggttgcacaaacactcttagtttcttcatctctacatacttttcggtaataaacacacacatatattaatcacatataaagactcacacattgttaactgatacaCGGTGGGCATAAGTTAGGGcccctcccaggaggagggtgttctACGCCCACTGCCGAAAcattcactgccccccccccccgcgcgtctgtaggagagtccagcgctgtgtttccttaccagctttgtacttactgaaaaccttcagtaaacttgattcgttttataatcctgactcattattgaataaacacctccaacacgagatataataaaagaaccggggaaaaaggagaaacctaacagcgacatgcggaggccacgtggaggctgtcttctccttgtgaagcactttgtggcttgttgtctgtgaaggtgatccatgaataatatataatatataaataacatttacttccttcctgaagctaaatgatgagctcaggtaacgaccagcaggtcgagcctcaacgtcaccaacagcagaacctgtcaggtaaagatggaccctgttcggatcatgggttctgttgtctcagctgaagaactcaaggtgggacttttattattccgcattgactctaccaggaacacgagcgcagtgaaagtggagcagaaagcggagcagcatctggatcaaacatcaacagcggctcacgtttctgtcggtccagaagttttcagcgtccagaactcagaacctgctgagacgctcaaacaaagactctgacgcagcttaaaataagatccattctactttcgcttttgattcacaacctgtgacagttctgccgagtaacaagtgacgtcatcgctcagactaaattctgattggctcagacggacggggaagtccgctcctctcgggttttgtcctcacttcacccttgacggtcggactggaagctttaaagaatcttgtggctgttctgttgtttgagctgcagatgggacagttcacgatgaagacctcggttctggttctggttctggttctgggtacaggtgtacctggggcggtgggaggtgagtttctatcctgctgtctgggttgacggttctgttgttggacttcctgacatgttaggagtctagaaatgtccaaacggtaccgacccgtcatcttaaagtaaagtccatttacttcaggtccaactgggacaggaggacagaggtagtgcttccttctttgtcctctttaatttgatgggttcagaacctccggctcagacggacatcagacctgatgacggaggtgtgctggtgtcggtcggtggttctgctgaggtccaacaacaaaccggtttagagatggtttccaagctgcgtcttcatgatagagtttgtccaccagagagtggacagctttattctccagctgacaaatgtcctgatccgtttggatgggttctgacccgtgtcagcctcagaacccagcatggactggaccgcacggtttccacaccgaactatgagcaggggacggatttgttcagcattctggacgtgacacagaaacaggacgtccacgtcttcagacgacggcggaggttctgaggagaacaacaatggaagtgtcagaactcaaagagaacaaatcagagaaccttcctgttgatacctgaacagaaccaactgttagaaccaggacgagaaggaagagacgtcagctgatgatggagggaatgttggaacgtcagaggatcagaatccgctctgaatccaacggatattataactgctgttataactggtgttataactggtattataactgctgtaataactgctgactggtgttataaccggtgttataactggtgttataaccggtgttataactggtattataactgctgtaataactgctgactggtgttataactggtgttagactGGCGATTTTTCTTATATAGAACCGTGttcttcaaatattaaatgtatcaatattaatgagaaatattcatcacaaaatctgttgtgagtgaaacaggctttgggttctgcaggttctgcccatcaggacctgacggtgtttcgggaccgggtcacacctttatttgttgtggtgctgaaacccaaatctttagggtcaaaccgttttaattcacaaactctccgacatctggccttgaaaatgatgccagttatcagctgatggtggaaaatgaccagcgcgactttgtgaaaccatagaagaagaagttctgctgggtttcagctgcaggagcctcagagttcaaacctgtgatcagaaccagaagttgtcatcggtcacaggttcaggtgtgagtggagagcaggaagtgatgtcatcaggtggaaacaggttcaaccttcagatcgtgattctggtttttctttcagagactcactctttgaagtatttcgagacggcgtcttctggagtctcaaacttcccggagtttgtgtccgttggtttgatcgatgacgtccagatggttcactatgacagtaagaccaagagagcagaacccaaacaggactggatggacaaagtcacagcagagcatccagagtactggacccgAAAGAAGAGGAACAATGTGGGGAAACAAGAAGTGTACAAATTCAACATGGAAACTTTaaagaagcgcttcaaccaatcagaaggtttgtttgtgtttattaaatgttgtgttcatgctgtaggaagtaaacacacacacacacacgcacacacacacacgcacacacacacctctgcaggaacgcttttgcatcactgctgggtttctaaagctccgggacacacactggttctgctggttctgctggttctgctgggtccagtgaggaccaggtcgatgactggagtctgtctctctcaggtgtccacattgtCCAGCGGATGTacggctgtgagtgggacgatgagactggagaggtcactggttttaaTCAGTTcggttataatggagaagacttcatcgtcctggacctgaagacggagacatggatcgctcccagtcctcaggctgtcatcaccaaacacagatgggatcatgatAGAGCTCTGATGGAATACGACAAGCATTACCTCACCCAggagtgtcctgagtgggggaggaagtatctggagtatgggaggagctctctgctgagaacaggtagaagcacatcacctggtggagtttcaaaccaacaaccttcatgttcctctgctgtttctgacccacacacagagacacactctgtcctttacctctctgtcctccttctctctccttcagtcttcttctcctctgctcctcccttcttttgtcgcctcctctcctctgaggtttatttgcgtcgttgcgtttcagtgtctctggcgacaacagtgactcctgatgacgtgtctgtctcctcctccagagctctcctctctaacgtgtctttgtctcctcctccagagctcccctctctaacatgtctttgtctcctcctccagatctcccctctctaatgtgtctttgtctcctcctccagagctcccctctctaacgtgtctttgtctcctcctccagatctctcctctctaacgtgtctttgtctcctcctccagagatcccctctctaacgtgtctttgtctcctcctccagatctctcctctctaacgtgtctttgtctcctcctccagagctcccctctctaatgtgtctctgtctcctcctccagagctcccctctctaacgtgtctttgtctcctcctccagatctcccctctataacgtgtctttgtctcctcctccagagctcccctctctaacgtgtctttgtctcctcctccagagctcccctctctaacgtgtctttgtctccccctccagagctcccctctctaacgtgtctttgtctcctcctccagatctcccctctctaacgtgtctttgtctcctccagagctcctctctctaatgtgtctctgtctcctcctccagagctcccctctctaacgtgtctttgtctcctcctccagagctcccctcagtgtttctcctccagaagactccttcctctcccgtcagctgcttcgctacaggtttctacccagacagagccgctctcttctggaggaaggatggggaggagcttcatgaggaggtggagcacggagagatcctccccaaccatgacggaaccttccagatgagtgtggacctggacctttcatcggcggcggctgaagactggaggaggtacgactgtgtgttccagctcttcggtgtgaaggacgacttggtcaccagactggacaaaggaaagatctggaccaactggggtgagactgggatcagggggtgaaggtggggacacatttctgtctctctgatggtccagatcatgggtttgaagagatggacagaagttttgtttctttcactgTCGTTtggtgttttctgtgtaactttagagttcagataatcaataaaccacCCGGGACCTggacaacggtaccagaaccctaacccggtacctgcacagaagacggaagcctttgaatcagtgatagttcATTTGGTGGTGGCGGTCCAatgtccactgggctttcattcatgcaggacgatgccagtaaagtcagttcatgtcttcagcggaggaggttctgattggacctggatctgttagcaggacgatccagaactgcggaggaggttctgataggacctggatctgttagcaggacgatccagaacagcggaggaggttctgttggacctggatctgttagcaggacgatccagaacccagtgaatgttgacgtgaagctaggagggtgggacacgggtccaacatgaagtccttcagtaccgtgggaagacacgttgattctaacgctcctttatgaaatcagcgttcttcaccacgttccttcgtttctccagaagctgggatgtaaaacgttccccatattcctgatgtggaccaggatgttatcagaaccttgtgtttctccatgaggacaggtccacagagctgtgggactgtccagcctcagcagagggacgcagcgttccagcgcttcggaggtttcagtctagagttggagaaaaagtattttggatccatttcagttttcagaagtttctagttttaaagtcaaacctctgtcagaacattagaacacactagaacattagaacattggacgagtctccgtgagactggaaccaacatcaggacagaaagcagcacagaccgtcctcctgtggacaggtggacatgaaaccacctaaacaggacggcaggaccaccaaccaggtggtgtccgtctgcaggacggttctgttgggacatggacgttgttctctgacttgttgttttctgctctccagaggaacccactaacgtgaacgccatcatcatcatcatcatcactgtagcggttcttctcgtcctcacggctgccgttggattcaagctgtacagacagaggacaggtgagcgacccagacagaaccagtctctgtctcctggctttgattggacactttgacctgatgaagcaaacaggaggtggtttcagcttcagagtccagaaccacgatgacggaccagggaagacagtcgtgctgtgttgacccttgagtaactcctggacagtttagtccatttcagaaattctaagctccctccaggacaaccaccgtcctctttggtgaggcggagtcacaaaatctcaacgtccataatttgactgtgtaatccttgtttaacctgtccacgacccttcagacaaaaatgtccatttgttctacatagtgtccaagaaaaggtcaccgaggggtgatttttgaaagggggataatttgggcttaaatttgaaaacccatatttcccaccgccgtttgtctgtccggctgttagcaagataactcaaaaagttctggacggatctggatgaagtttccaggatttgtcgggaatgtttccaggaacagatgattacatttcggtgatgatccagaagagatcctggattctggatcacttggaactatttgttaatattgcagtcaatggagattcaaaatattctcctcaatatctcagttgattatttatcaatgtttatggaatttgacacgcagggtgggggggggggcggggggggggggggggtgtctatctctccaactggatcaggtccagaatgaggtcaggaaaaatattacattttacaggtggacattttgtccacttaaAGGGTCATGAATTGGActttttttgtaacacaagcgttaaactgtccccggttcctctcggaggacgtcccgttcttcgtctcctctgtttagcagcagctacttttgtttgatggagtgttgctggtgatccactcgcatccgttcacctgcaaccgtgagcggtggactgatgcgtctttgttatccaggtaaacctcgtccaccttctgaggacagcgctgagctcacgaagagactgcagccagaggtggacatgcagccggaggtggacatgcagccggaggtggacatgcagccggaggtggacatgcagccggaggtcgTCATCCAGCCAGAGGTCGTCATCCAGCCAGAGATCAtcatccagccggagggcgttgggacaaggacagaatgaacgcagtgagtgtcttcgtgtgggacactatgtgtagaagaaccttctgacacggggagattattctgtcagacttgtgagacgAGATAGTCTTTGacctttggtgtcttttccacaacaaaaggtgaagttgtttcacctgaagggatctgaggttgttggacaaagacaatgagtccacctggacatttaaggtggactgatcgggttcgggtgtggcttcgtggcgtttctgctcagttctgttggttctgtctccgcagggttctgggacaaggagcggtgtccccacatcgtcctgtttgaactggagtccaccgggtcttcaccagaacacgatccgatcaaagatatcagcgacgaggatccagtgatcgatacttattgattagagtctaaacggtgtcatttaaatatttcggggattgttctcgtctctcttctctggagacgtcaaacaggatctttaagactgtcttcatccaacgtccttagaacgtcctccatcattacactttaactcttcggctgctgggttgtttgtgctttccctttgtcctatgggtcctcctggggtcatgtgatgtgagacgagagacatctgacggcctctagagtcgtctctgctgtccgtcctcagaaatccttcctttgcttccagtcctcctggaacctgcggcgggactcggacactaacgagtccggaggtgtcggagtaaacgggcgtgtctttgttcctcctggactccgcccctcccccagtgcttcctgtctgttcacggatcacaatcacttcctgtgttgttaacgagacgaaggctgaagtcgtcctgctggttcctttctttagacagaaattctgctttacaataaaatcccacatttcccacgtttcttgtttgattgatccgtctccaatcccatgaatattcctagtctgagtggtccgtctccaaaccatgaatattcccagtctcattgctccgtctccaatcccatgaatattcccagtctcatcgctccgtctccaatcccatgaatattcccagtctcatcaCTCCGTCTCCAATCTATAAAACTAAAATCGCATGTAAGTCTGCTGtgttcagtgacagaaatgatacaGTTCCTGATAGTCAGACTGATAACAGCCATCCTGCGTTTTGGatggaggtcgcaggttcaaatccggctgggggcctttctttgtggagtctttattaccctcgccgaaggggaggcaagggtattgcaattgggtctgtttgtctgtctgtctggatccagattctagaatgtttttaaaggattctttaacattgcgagatagggcacttttcttaatttcttcaaaacgcatggcggtatggatctgaaaaaatcacacataagtactccttaaaggtctatgaccatgactaatttcggccgaatccggatcacaatccggatctgagagctaattttcgttctaaaatctgcatttttcaggagtccatcctgacctcaattctggagctagagacttcaaatttggtgtgcacactcatagttcattctggtttcatatatgttacagttgtagttgtatcttttcccgttccggagcagcaagctagagcaggtttggcccctctgatccggaagccctgtttactgtctcacaagatcgaatagtcttttggaggcggggtttgcaatctctgattggctcatgttccaaatgagaattagttctcaattaacttacctgtttaaatagaggtaaaataaaacaacatcttCTTGTACATGAAACAATCGTCTcttctgactacgggcgagaggcggggtactcccaggatgtgtcaccagcgcattgcggggccacacagacacggggagaacaaaaaacgccacacagaatggaaatcgaacccagtacctgtttgctgtgaggcggcggcgctaatcactgcgccac from Brachionichthys hirsutus isolate HB-005 chromosome 16, CSIRO-AGI_Bhir_v1, whole genome shotgun sequence includes these protein-coding regions:
- the LOC137905920 gene encoding major histocompatibility complex class I-related gene protein-like; this translates as MKTSVLVLVLVLGTGVPGAVGETHSLKYFETASSGVSNFPEFVSVGLIDDVQMVHYDSKTKRAEPKQDWMDKVTAEHPEYWTRKKRNNVGKQEVYKFNMETLKKRFNQSEGVHIVQRMYGCEWDDETGEVTGFNQFGYNGEDFIVLDLKTETWIAPSPQAVITKHRWDHDRALMEYDKHYLTQECPEWGRKYLEYGRSSLLRTELPSVFLLQKTPSSPVSCFATGFYPDRAALFWRKDGEELHEEVEHGEILPNHDGTFQMSVDLDLSSAAAEDWRRYDCVFQLFGVKDDLVTRLDKGKIWTNWEEPTNVNAIIIIIITVAVLLVLTAAVGFKLYRQRTGKPRPPSEDSAELTKRLQPEVDMQPEVDMQPEVDMQPEVDMQPEVVIQPEVVIQPEIIIQPEGVGTRTE